From Scleropages formosus chromosome 1, fSclFor1.1, whole genome shotgun sequence, a single genomic window includes:
- the LOC108934797 gene encoding dual specificity protein phosphatase 18, whose translation MDVTSDPPFNRFTQPPFRVPKLAGLGQITEHVFLSNSKAANNGALITALNITCIINATKKATETPVPAVDYVWVPVADCPDAPLSAHFEVVAERIRAETARSGRTLVYCNAGVSRSAALCLAYLVRYGGMTLAEAHRWVKARRPIVRPNPGFWKQLIKYEHEVHGRSTVEIIQSAVGEIPDVYEQETKDLIPC comes from the coding sequence ATGGACGTTACAAGTGATCCGCCGTTTAATAGATTTACTCAGCCCCCTTTCCGTGTGCCCAAGTTGGCCGGTCTGGGGCAAATTACCGAACATGTGTTTCTCAGCAACAGCAAGGCAGCGAACAATGGAGCTTTGATAACAGCCCTTAACATCACCTGCATCATTAACGCCACCAAGAAAGCGACGGAGACCCCTGTACCCGCTGTGGATTACGTGTGGGTGCCCGTGGCTGACTGTCCCGATGCGCCGTTGAGCGCCCATTTCGAGGTAGTGGCGGAGCGGATCCGCGCAGAAACAGCGCGCTCTGGCCGCACTCTGGTATACTGCAATGCCGGCGTGAGCCGCTCGGCAGCGCTCTGCCTCGCCTATCTCGTCAGGTACGGTGGAATGACGCTAGCAGAGGCACACAGATGGGTCAAGGCACGGCGGCCCATCGTGAGGCCCAACCCCGGCTTCTGGAAGCAGCTCATCAAATATGAGCATGAGGTTCATGGAAGATCCACTGTGGAGATCATCCAGTCCGCTGTGGGTGAAATACCAGATGTGTACGAGCAAGAGACCAAAGACCTGATACCCTGCTGA
- the tmem116 gene encoding transmembrane protein 116 isoform X1, whose product MVMETLLSDRDNEQNITSLPLEDWTNVYEAVRWIQQIVAILSILGSGSIIFYAAFQNLIRTSEVRPLFFLSVTDMLLSLSWLVGAVLFTQSCSSPGACYNLHIIEQIFYMSSFFYTLNYVWVLHRSLKRTYYRRLNSYPSQFPEMTSLFGCIAIVLSCVFPLLLMVPVLAVGNSDQCYTNFSQPYKCLLMHRGALYPTSRYRNELTSCHMVHVYGIAVFLATFLFTFMGIVVLMGKAHSLYKRCVDSSGYFGDRQWAALSVLERRMVLYPSAFFFCWSPAVFLAAMILFSPKTVQGKVGVFLYILQAFTSASQGLLNCLVYSWTQQQFRSLSRGAMRDVDTQTPLLRSQKSYAALHMAGTKT is encoded by the exons ATGGTAATGGAAACGTTGCTGTCAGATAGAGATAACGAACAAAACATTACTTCTTTGCCTTTAGAAGACTGGACAAAC GTCTACGAGGCGGTTCGATGGATCCAGCAAATTGTGGCCATTCTGAG CATCTTGGGCTCGGGCTCCATCATCTTTTACGCCGCTTTTCAGAATCTCATAAGAACCTCCGAG GTTCGGCCGCTGTTTTTCCTCAGTGTGACAGATATGCTATTGAGTTTGAGCTGGCTAGTAGGAGCAGTGCTTTTCACGCAGTCCTGCAGCAGTCCTGGGGCATGCTACAACCTGCACATCATCGAGCAG ATATTCTACATGTCCTCCTTTTTCTATACACTGAACTATGTGTGGGTACTCCATAGAAGCCTGAAGAGGACTTACTACAGGAGGCTCAATAGCTACCCTAGCCAG TTCCCTGAGATGACAAGTCTGTTTGGTTGCATTGCCATTGTCTTATCATG TGTGTTCCCCTTGCTGTTGATGGTACCAGTGTTGGCTGTTGGAAACTCTGATCAATGCTACACCAACTTCAGCCAGCCCTACAA GTGTCTTCTGATGCACAGAGGGGCTCTGTACCCAACATCCAGGTACAGAAATGAGCTCACCTCCTGCCACATGGTCCATGTGTATGGCATTGCCGTCTTTTTGGCCACATTCCTTTTCACGTTTATGGGTATAGTG GTGCTCATGGGAAAGGCACATTCCCTGTACAAGCGCTGCGTTGACTCCAGTGGTTACTTTGGTGACCGACAGTGGGCAGCCCTAAGTGTGCTAGAGCGTCGCATGGTCCTCTATCCCTCTGCCTTTTTCTTCTGCTGGAGCCCAG CTGTTTTCCTTGCTGCCATGATCTTGTTCAGTCCAAAGACTGTTCAGGGAAAAGTAGGAGTtttcttatatattttacag GCATTCACTTCAGCCTCCCAGGGACTGCTCAACTGCTTGGTTTATAGCTGGACCCAGCAGCAGTTTCGTTCACTCAGCAGAGGTGCCATGCGTGATGTGGACACACAGACGCCTCTTCTGCGCTCGCAGAAGAGCTATGCAGCTCTACACATGGCAGGAACCAAAACCTAG
- the tmem116 gene encoding transmembrane protein 116 isoform X2: MVMETLLSDRDNEQNITSLPLEDWTNVYEAVRWIQQIVAILSILGSGSIIFYAAFQNLIRTSEVRPLFFLSVTDMLLSLSWLVGAVLFTQSCSSPGACYNLHIIEQIFYMSSFFYTLNYVWVLHRSLKRTYYRRLNSYPSQFPEMTSLFGCIAIVLSCVFPLLLMVPVLAVGNSDQCYTNFSQPYKCLLMHRGALYPTSRYRNELTSCHMVHVYGIAVFLATFLFTFMGIVVLMGKAHSLYKRCVDSSGYFGDRQWAALSVLERRMVLYPSAFFFCWSPGIHFSLPGTAQLLGL; the protein is encoded by the exons ATGGTAATGGAAACGTTGCTGTCAGATAGAGATAACGAACAAAACATTACTTCTTTGCCTTTAGAAGACTGGACAAAC GTCTACGAGGCGGTTCGATGGATCCAGCAAATTGTGGCCATTCTGAG CATCTTGGGCTCGGGCTCCATCATCTTTTACGCCGCTTTTCAGAATCTCATAAGAACCTCCGAG GTTCGGCCGCTGTTTTTCCTCAGTGTGACAGATATGCTATTGAGTTTGAGCTGGCTAGTAGGAGCAGTGCTTTTCACGCAGTCCTGCAGCAGTCCTGGGGCATGCTACAACCTGCACATCATCGAGCAG ATATTCTACATGTCCTCCTTTTTCTATACACTGAACTATGTGTGGGTACTCCATAGAAGCCTGAAGAGGACTTACTACAGGAGGCTCAATAGCTACCCTAGCCAG TTCCCTGAGATGACAAGTCTGTTTGGTTGCATTGCCATTGTCTTATCATG TGTGTTCCCCTTGCTGTTGATGGTACCAGTGTTGGCTGTTGGAAACTCTGATCAATGCTACACCAACTTCAGCCAGCCCTACAA GTGTCTTCTGATGCACAGAGGGGCTCTGTACCCAACATCCAGGTACAGAAATGAGCTCACCTCCTGCCACATGGTCCATGTGTATGGCATTGCCGTCTTTTTGGCCACATTCCTTTTCACGTTTATGGGTATAGTG GTGCTCATGGGAAAGGCACATTCCCTGTACAAGCGCTGCGTTGACTCCAGTGGTTACTTTGGTGACCGACAGTGGGCAGCCCTAAGTGTGCTAGAGCGTCGCATGGTCCTCTATCCCTCTGCCTTTTTCTTCTGCTGGAGCCCAG GCATTCACTTCAGCCTCCCAGGGACTGCTCAACTGCTTGGTTTATAG